From the genome of Grus americana isolate bGruAme1 chromosome 9, bGruAme1.mat, whole genome shotgun sequence, one region includes:
- the LOC129209986 gene encoding aquaporin-12-like isoform X1 — protein MAGLNVSIAFLFLVVGVCQALRWISKRFLSPGAYGCLARELAGSLQLCTSCLELRMLVEIGPWGGGFGPDVVLTLLFLLFVVHGTSFDGASANPTVSLQEFLLLESNLTATAAKLLAQGAGAGTGWAVTKLYWSWELTHFHLIQNLIASECSSSIRTSLHHAAFVEGTCSFLFHLVLYKLRHSHPTCRVPALAATVTFLTYTAGPFTGAFFNPALATAATFHCSGSSFWDYVQVYWLGPLAGMLAALLLYQGNIPRLFQKNLLYSQKSKYKIPKARVAAAHVEGDEPRQKSKGEKNNSKPRA, from the exons ATGGCTGGCCTGAATGTCtccattgcttttcttttcctggtcgTCGGGGTGTGCCAGGCGCTCAGGTGGATTTCCAAGAGGTTTCTGTCTCCTGGAGCATACGGCTGCCTTGCCAGAGAACTTGCTGGCTCGTTACAGTTGTGCACAAGCTGCCTTGAGCTGCGGATGCTGGTGGAGATCGGCCCATGGGGTGGTGGCTTTGGCCCAGACGTGGTCCTGactctgctcttcctcctcttcgTGGTTCACGGCACCTCTTTCGATGGAGCATCCGCCAACCCGACCGTCTCTCTCCAGGAGTTCCTGCTCCTCGAGTCCAACCTCACCGCAACTGCTGCCAAGCTGCTGGCCCAGGGCGCGGGCGCTGGGACGGGCTGGGCTGTCACCAAGCTCTACTGGTCCTGGGAGCTGACGCATTTCCACCTCATCCAGAACCTGATAGCGTCAGAGTGCAGCTCCTCCATCCGCACCTCTCTGCACCACGCTGCCTTTGTGGAAGGCAcctgctctttccttttccaccttGTCCTTTACAAGTTGCGCCACAGTCACCCGACGTGCCgggtccctgccctggcagcgaCAGTCACCTTCCTGACCTACACAG CCGGGCCGTTCACGGGGGCCTTCTTCAACCCTGCCCTGGCCACAGCTGCCACCTTCCACTGCTCGGGGAGCAGCTTTTGGGACTACGTCCAGGTTTACTGGCTGGGGCCCCTTGCAG GGATGCTCGCTGCCCTCTTGCTGTACCAAGGCAACATCCCACGACTCTTCCAGAAAAACCTCCTCTACAGCCAGAAGAGCAAATACAAGATACCCAAGGCGAGGGTGGCGGCGGCACACGTGGAGGGTGACGAACCGCGGCAGAAGAGCAAAGGGGAGAAGAACAACTCCAAGCCTCGTGCCTGA
- the LOC129209986 gene encoding aquaporin-12-like isoform X2, translated as MAGLNVSIAFLFLVVGVCQALRWISKRFLSPGAYGCLARELAGSLQLCTSCLELRMLVEIGPWGGGFGPDVVLTLLFLLFVVHGTSFDGASANPTVSLQEFLLLESNLTATAAKLLAQGAGAGTGWAVTKLYWSWELTHFHLIQNLIASECSSSIRTSLHHAAFVEGTCSFLFHLVLYKLRHSHPTCRVPALAATVTFLTYTGMLAALLLYQGNIPRLFQKNLLYSQKSKYKIPKARVAAAHVEGDEPRQKSKGEKNNSKPRA; from the exons ATGGCTGGCCTGAATGTCtccattgcttttcttttcctggtcgTCGGGGTGTGCCAGGCGCTCAGGTGGATTTCCAAGAGGTTTCTGTCTCCTGGAGCATACGGCTGCCTTGCCAGAGAACTTGCTGGCTCGTTACAGTTGTGCACAAGCTGCCTTGAGCTGCGGATGCTGGTGGAGATCGGCCCATGGGGTGGTGGCTTTGGCCCAGACGTGGTCCTGactctgctcttcctcctcttcgTGGTTCACGGCACCTCTTTCGATGGAGCATCCGCCAACCCGACCGTCTCTCTCCAGGAGTTCCTGCTCCTCGAGTCCAACCTCACCGCAACTGCTGCCAAGCTGCTGGCCCAGGGCGCGGGCGCTGGGACGGGCTGGGCTGTCACCAAGCTCTACTGGTCCTGGGAGCTGACGCATTTCCACCTCATCCAGAACCTGATAGCGTCAGAGTGCAGCTCCTCCATCCGCACCTCTCTGCACCACGCTGCCTTTGTGGAAGGCAcctgctctttccttttccaccttGTCCTTTACAAGTTGCGCCACAGTCACCCGACGTGCCgggtccctgccctggcagcgaCAGTCACCTTCCTGACCTACACAG GGATGCTCGCTGCCCTCTTGCTGTACCAAGGCAACATCCCACGACTCTTCCAGAAAAACCTCCTCTACAGCCAGAAGAGCAAATACAAGATACCCAAGGCGAGGGTGGCGGCGGCACACGTGGAGGGTGACGAACCGCGGCAGAAGAGCAAAGGGGAGAAGAACAACTCCAAGCCTCGTGCCTGA
- the LOC129209976 gene encoding galactose-3-O-sulfotransferase 2-like → MLKFRRYLIMKLKAIYRCQPGRLWIFFSLLIFLLVTLQVMEKLQPPRNCRCELERALQQTTDHGQKRLGYALQTPDLLWEDDPPHWQRKAMPDPTSTESTQDAFQMHLYFSQGTPLESGADRQEEHWTWQPVESSKKVEVHPSSTRLKSQPPDLRKATREGPSPSLPGTISTVPGDADAVSSKFIIFANRMTAEDPGRPSPPGTMQVVAQSQSQPQATGSPQQRWGSLLKHSLPNSAQPPQAEDFYKTDLERRFFPSWMEASKGDEMTLGEVQKARRVSSQEETCEPKTDIVFLKVHKSASSTVMNILFRFGETHNLTFAFPIGGGNQLFYPQHFLARFVQGFSPRSPRRFNILCHHMRFLQSEVQKVVSHSAIYFSILRNPVQLMESSFAYYKGTSAFSRARSLEEFLSQPYRYYNPADSDSHYARNLMTFDFGFNPDGEVSVKRVQLMLKAIEASFDLLLISEYFDESMVLLKEMLCWDLDSIVSFPLNIRDSSTKSSLSNTIVEKIKDWNRLDWEIYTHFNRTFWERIDRDIGRERMQQEVKALRERRAELARTCLQGMGSVAPKDIKDSSLRPLQHGNAKILGYNLKQGLDKETELMCRRLVTPELQYSSALYKKQFAQKHPQTHQPGPSWQGNVLQLRLEGTQN, encoded by the exons GAAGTTGAAAGCAATATACAGGTGCCAGCCAGGTCGGCTCTGGATCTTCTTCagcctcctcatcttcctcttgGTCACGCTTCAAGTCATGGAGaagctgcagcctcccag AAACTGCCGGTGCGAGCTGGAGCGTGCCCTGCAGCAGACTACGGACCACGGCCAGAAGAGGCTCGGCTATGCCCTCCAGACCCCCGACCTGCTGTGGGAGGACGATCCCCCGCACTGGCAGAGGAAAGCCATGCCAGACCCCACTTCCACTGAGAGCACGCAGGACGCTTTTCAGATGCATCTGTACTTCAGCCAGGGGACCCCGCTGGAAAGCGGCGCAGACAGACAAGAGGAGCACTGGACGTGGCAGCCTGTGGAGAGCAGCAAGAAGGTGGAAGTCCATCCTTCATCCACGAGGCTGAAATCCCAGCCTCCTGACCTGAGAAAAGCAACCAGAGAGGGTCCTTCTCCAAGTCTTCCTGGGACAATCTCCACAGTTCCAGGAGATGCTGATGCTGTCTCCAGCAAGTTCATAATCTTTGCAAACAGGATGACCGCAGAGGATCCTGGGAGACCATCACCACCAGGAACAATGCAGGTGGTGGCACAGAGCCAGTCTCAGCCTCAAGCCACAGGTTCCCCCCAACAGCGGTGGGGCAGCTTGCTTAAACACTCTTTGCCAAATTCAGCTCAACCTCCACAAGCAGAGGACTTTTACAAGACAGACCTGGAGAGAAGATTTTTCCCAAGCTGGATGGAAGCCTCTAAGGGTGATGAGATGACTCTTGGAGAAGTCCAGAAGGCCAGACGGGTCTCCTCTCAAGAGGAGACGTGTGAGCCCAAGACTGACATTGTTTTCCTCAAAGTCCACAAAAGCGCCAGCAGCACTGTCATGAACATCCTCTTCCGCTTCGGCGAGACGCACAACCTCACCTTCGCCTTCCCCATTGGGGGTGGCAACCAGCTCTTCTACCCGCAACACTTCTTGGCGAGGTTCGTGCAGGGCTTCTCCCCCAGGAGCCCTCGGCGGTTCAACATCCTCTGCCACCACATGCGATTCCTGCAGTCGGAG gtgCAGAAAGTGGTATCCCACTCAGCCATCTACTTCTCCATCCTGAGGAACCCCGTGCAGCTCATGGAGTCCTCCTTCGCATACTACAAGGGCACGTCGGCTTTCTCCCGCGCCCGCAGCCTGGAGGAGTTCCTCAGCCAGCCCTACCGCTACTACAACCCTGCAGACAGCGACAGCCACTACGCCAGGAACCTCATGACATTCGACTTTGGCTTCAACCCCGACGGAGAGGTCTCAGTCAAGCGGGTGCAACTCATGCTGAAGGCCATCGAGGCGTCCTTTGACTTGCTCCTCATCTCAGAGTACTTTGATGAGTCCAtggtgctgctgaaggagatgCTGTGCTGGGACCTGGACAGCATCGTCTCCTTCCCGCTCAACATCAGGGACAGCAGCACCAAGTCCTCCCTCTCAAACACCATTGTGGAGAAGATCAAGGACTGGAACAGGCTGGACTGGGAAATCTACACCCACTTCAATAGGACCTTCTGGGAAAGGATTGACCGAGACATTGGCAGGGAACGCATGCAGCAGGAAGTAAAGGCGCTTCGGGAGAGGCGGGCAGAGCTGGCGAGGACCTGCCTGCAAGGGATGGGCAGCGTGGCCCCAAAGGACATCAAGGACTCTTCCCTGCGGCCACTGCAGCACGGCAATGCGAAGATCTTGGGCTATAACCTCAAACAGGGCTTGGATAAGGAGACAGAGCTCATGTGCCGGCGACTGGTGACCCCGGAGCTGCAGTACAGCAGCGCTCTCTACAAGAAGCAGTTTGCCCAGAAGCACCCCCAGACCCACCAGCCCGGTCCCTCTTGGCAGGGCAACGTCCTGCAGCTCAGGCTGGAGGGCACCCAAAACTGA